In a single window of the Anguilla rostrata isolate EN2019 chromosome 4, ASM1855537v3, whole genome shotgun sequence genome:
- the smpx gene encoding small muscular protein — translation MSKQPSSNVKALQANLNIPMGALRPGAGNPVRRKEETMDQEEASPQSLPVSSEEKKQLPGAIKLPGPAVNLSEIQNVRSELRWVTKD, via the exons ATGTCCAAACAGCCTTCTTCCAATGTTAAAGCCCTACAG GCTAACTTAAATATCCCGATGGGGGCACTTCGCCCTGGAGCTGGGAATCCTGTCAGGAGGAAAGAGGAGACAATGGATCAGGAGGAG GCCTCGCCCCAGTCCTTGCCCGTGTCTTCTGAGGAGAAAAAGCAGCTACCCGGTGCCATAAAGCTGCCAGGTCCGGCTGTCAACCTGTCTGAAATCCAGAATGTGAGGAGCGAACTCAGATGGGTCACAAAGGACTAG